The following are from one region of the Methanolacinia paynteri genome:
- a CDS encoding 4Fe-4S binding protein: MAGKRIRRIIPAAAGAASLAVPACAAVCPKGIGDCPYPGRCFLYVDSNGDSICDYTPGDTSQAATDADPVTVTNSSATDSGNRHRGGSVADTVQSTVSPSGGTESSSDSGLNPLLFTASGLVIAGVLILSAYFILRYLRRENPMLYSRVFLYAGMVPLLLAVLIVLNDPESFGISGAFADMAERYSGIVYMFGGALVMAGLWLKNAVSREMIISVLILTTAAGFFLVLPIAPDGFYSVVSGLTTLQFAGLGFVGLVLLVCISLIFGRVFCAHMCPAGAVQELLSRLPLPKLKIRDRRIPNAVRLIAFAGLVAGALLSINTFEYIGVSHFFATIFSAAAVVFAVILVLSLFVYRPFCTFLCPYGLVFSIASRFGRFGLKRTEDCIDCGKCERVCPTVEAGRDGRKAECYLCGRCIEVCPKDSAIVFGKRSEP; the protein is encoded by the coding sequence ATGGCAGGAAAAAGAATCAGAAGGATAATCCCTGCGGCTGCAGGGGCTGCGAGTCTTGCAGTGCCGGCATGTGCGGCGGTATGCCCCAAGGGTATCGGAGATTGTCCTTATCCTGGGCGTTGCTTCCTCTACGTAGATTCCAACGGGGATTCCATCTGCGATTATACGCCCGGCGATACTTCTCAGGCGGCAACCGATGCCGATCCTGTTACGGTAACAAACAGTTCTGCAACCGATTCGGGTAACAGGCACAGGGGAGGATCGGTCGCCGATACTGTCCAATCTACTGTTTCGCCGTCAGGGGGAACTGAATCATCATCAGACTCAGGTCTGAACCCGCTTTTGTTTACTGCTTCTGGGCTGGTTATTGCCGGTGTCCTGATCCTCTCAGCATATTTCATCCTGCGTTACCTCAGGAGGGAGAATCCGATGCTCTACAGCAGGGTATTCCTGTATGCCGGGATGGTTCCGCTTCTGCTTGCAGTTCTCATAGTCCTTAACGATCCTGAATCTTTTGGAATCAGCGGTGCATTTGCCGATATGGCGGAGCGCTATTCGGGGATAGTGTATATGTTCGGCGGAGCTCTTGTCATGGCCGGGCTTTGGCTCAAAAACGCGGTTTCAAGAGAGATGATAATCTCGGTTTTGATATTGACCACTGCGGCAGGCTTCTTCCTGGTGCTGCCGATAGCACCGGATGGTTTCTATTCCGTGGTATCGGGACTTACAACTCTCCAGTTCGCGGGGCTCGGTTTTGTCGGGCTTGTCCTGCTGGTATGTATCTCGTTGATCTTCGGGCGGGTGTTTTGTGCGCATATGTGCCCGGCGGGGGCGGTCCAGGAACTTCTCTCGAGGTTGCCGCTGCCGAAACTGAAGATCCGTGACAGGCGTATTCCGAATGCAGTACGGTTGATTGCATTTGCCGGTCTTGTAGCCGGGGCACTGTTGTCGATAAATACATTCGAGTACATCGGCGTCTCGCACTTCTTTGCGACGATATTTTCGGCGGCGGCAGTGGTGTTTGCGGTCATACTGGTTCTTTCGCTGTTCGTATACAGGCCGTTTTGTACGTTCCTGTGCCCGTACGGTCTGGTCTTCTCTATAGCCTCCCGTTTCGGGAGGTTCGGGCTTAAGAGGACCGAAGACTGCATCGACTGCGGAAAGTGCGAGAGGGTTTGCCCGACGGTTGAAGCAGGGAGGGATGGCAGGAAAGCGGAATGCTATCTCTGCGGAAGATGTATTGAGGTCTGCCCGAAAGATTCGGCGATAGTCTTCGGGAAGAGAAGCGAGCCTTAA
- a CDS encoding class I SAM-dependent methyltransferase: MAGAKDYDEIALKCVPYPEAFYGTVLDFIFPEDKKILELACGTGILTEMITGKCPGAEITCVDMDAGMIEKAGEKPALSGVRFIEGDMRDCSGSGYDAVVVTQAIFFIGDSDRRILVAKIRDMLDEGGRFVSGDMFAPGTEFENELYKKNWIDLMLSNGLSLSEAENMIAPLDDFCGKNTIESFSSELYAAGFSRVIVPYRSGYYGVVVGYK, translated from the coding sequence ATGGCAGGGGCGAAAGATTACGACGAGATCGCGTTAAAATGTGTTCCATATCCTGAGGCTTTTTACGGAACAGTTCTTGATTTCATCTTCCCGGAGGATAAGAAGATCCTTGAGCTTGCATGCGGTACCGGAATCCTTACGGAGATGATCACCGGGAAATGCCCGGGTGCAGAGATTACCTGTGTCGATATGGATGCGGGGATGATCGAAAAAGCCGGTGAAAAACCTGCACTTTCCGGTGTCAGGTTCATCGAAGGTGATATGAGAGATTGTTCCGGGAGCGGTTATGATGCGGTCGTTGTTACGCAGGCGATATTTTTCATCGGTGATTCCGACAGGAGAATTCTTGTTGCAAAGATCCGCGACATGCTTGACGAGGGGGGCAGGTTCGTCTCCGGCGATATGTTCGCCCCGGGGACCGAATTTGAAAATGAGTTATACAAAAAGAACTGGATTGACCTGATGCTCTCAAACGGGCTCTCCCTTTCCGAAGCGGAGAATATGATCGCGCCTCTCGATGATTTTTGCGGGAAGAATACTATTGAATCCTTTTCATCGGAACTTTATGCGGCGGGTTTTAGCAGAGTGATTGTGCCCTACAGGTCGGGATATTACGGGGTTGTTGTAGGCTACAAATAG
- a CDS encoding DNA-directed DNA polymerase II large subunit, whose product MQTSPEMDAYFKSLQTGLETAIKVAKQARLKGIDPRTIVEIPIANDLADRVEALLDIKGVAARLRELGETMSREEVALKIGDDFIAKKFGEQTREEILDHAIRTSMALLTEGVVAAPTEGIGKIGVGRNDDGTEYLKIYYAGPIRSAGGTAQALSVLVGDYVRKGLGMSAFIPRDEEVERYVEEIKKYNNIMSLQYLPPDDDLRYIVRNCPVCVEGEPTEKVEVSGFRNLERIETNVVRGGMALVVAEGMGLKAPKIQKVVRKVKMEGWEWLDKLVSGGTSSAGKEEKKEEDEGFHLKPKDKYIKDLIGGRPVFSYPMKAGGFRLRYGRSRNTGFAAAGFNPSTLHILGDFLAVGTQMKVERPGKAAGVVPVDTVEGPTVRLKNGDVMRIDTIEDALKYGPQVERIIDVGEMLVSYGEFLENNHNLVPSAYCHEWWMLEGGEKRPESAMEAVEMAVSGAYLHPDYTYIWDDISGEDVVALADAVSAEGEIKEGALYLPGDFQLKSTLEILLLPHKVRDGKIVIESPIVFLACLGLTMNLEKRENREHLPECKNGLEAASYLSGFKMRSKAGTRIGGRMGRPGKSKPRKMNPPPNGLFPVGDEGGSRRSFQEASKSKENRQGGLITAEMGLRRCPSCKKITYKNICECGTHTEPEYVCPKCGRNVVGGKCPVCGMEGVCSQQVQIDVKGEYDSALKNLGMIRDLEPKLVKGVKGMMSKERCAEPLEKAVLRAAKELYVFKDGTLRYDMIDLPLTHFKPKEIGTSVERLIELGYPKDVYGKPLESEDQVLELKCQDILVSEDCGEWLLKVAMFIDEMLGKLYDLPPYYNAEKKEDIVGRLLMGLAPHTSAGVLVRLLGFSKAFVGYGHPYFHAAKRRNCFQGETEIMIYDNEKWQTLPIRKFVLENFDISKTNFDLVGTYYSDPSKTFWVHSLDISGAVRMRRVTSVSVHRSPKTLIRFETSRGRSVTVTPEHTMLVCDLAYQRRVKALELKEGDFVPIFEGTCMINDRIVGREILESAEDYVFCLTVDQDHNLPANGIFTGQCDGDEDCVMLLLDGLINFSKCFLPETRGGSMDAPLVLTSRIDPSEVDGECHNVDACPSYPLELYLEALKYTHPKDLEKKIDHVALRLGTPGQYEGIMFTHDTTDISAGPLISSYNTLKTMTDKLEAELELGKIIRAVDADDVAERVLNTHFIRDIMGNLNSFSKQSMRCTKCNAKYRRMPLSGKCRCGNKVIPTVHEGSVKKYLEMSQKMCDEYNVSEYTRQRVEVLSMAVLSTFGEPPEKQMGLADFM is encoded by the coding sequence GGCTTGAAACCGCAATAAAGGTTGCAAAGCAGGCGCGTCTGAAGGGAATCGATCCGAGGACCATTGTGGAGATCCCTATTGCAAACGATCTTGCCGACAGGGTCGAGGCACTGCTTGACATCAAAGGAGTAGCGGCGAGACTCCGCGAACTCGGTGAGACGATGTCCCGCGAGGAGGTCGCCCTGAAGATAGGCGACGATTTTATTGCAAAGAAATTCGGCGAGCAGACAAGGGAAGAGATCCTCGATCACGCGATAAGAACATCGATGGCTCTCCTGACCGAGGGTGTCGTTGCGGCCCCGACCGAGGGTATAGGAAAGATCGGCGTCGGCAGGAATGACGACGGGACCGAATATTTAAAGATCTATTATGCCGGGCCTATCAGGAGTGCGGGCGGAACGGCCCAGGCTCTCTCCGTTCTTGTCGGGGATTATGTCCGAAAAGGTCTCGGTATGTCGGCGTTTATCCCGAGGGACGAAGAGGTCGAGAGGTATGTCGAGGAGATCAAGAAATACAACAATATAATGAGCCTCCAGTACCTTCCGCCGGACGACGATCTCAGGTATATCGTCAGGAACTGTCCTGTATGCGTCGAAGGCGAGCCGACGGAGAAGGTCGAGGTATCGGGTTTCAGGAACCTCGAACGCATTGAGACCAATGTCGTCAGGGGCGGTATGGCCCTCGTTGTCGCCGAGGGAATGGGGCTTAAGGCCCCGAAGATCCAGAAGGTCGTCCGCAAGGTCAAGATGGAGGGCTGGGAATGGCTCGACAAGCTTGTTTCGGGCGGAACTTCTTCGGCGGGTAAAGAGGAGAAGAAAGAGGAGGACGAGGGATTCCACCTCAAGCCCAAGGACAAATACATCAAGGATCTTATCGGCGGAAGGCCGGTCTTCTCCTACCCTATGAAAGCCGGCGGTTTCAGGCTGAGATACGGCAGATCGAGAAATACCGGATTTGCGGCTGCAGGATTCAACCCTTCAACACTCCATATACTCGGCGATTTCCTTGCGGTCGGCACCCAGATGAAGGTCGAGCGTCCCGGGAAGGCGGCGGGAGTGGTTCCGGTCGATACGGTAGAGGGGCCGACCGTCCGCCTGAAAAACGGGGACGTGATGAGGATCGACACGATAGAGGATGCGCTGAAGTACGGTCCGCAGGTCGAAAGAATCATCGATGTCGGCGAGATGCTTGTTTCATACGGCGAGTTCCTCGAGAACAACCACAACCTCGTCCCGTCCGCGTACTGTCACGAGTGGTGGATGCTCGAAGGCGGTGAGAAGCGGCCGGAGAGTGCGATGGAAGCGGTCGAGATGGCCGTGTCCGGTGCATATCTTCATCCGGATTATACATATATCTGGGACGATATCTCCGGAGAGGATGTAGTCGCCCTTGCAGATGCAGTGTCCGCCGAAGGAGAGATCAAAGAAGGCGCCCTGTATCTCCCAGGCGATTTTCAGCTGAAGAGCACTCTCGAAATTCTCCTCCTTCCCCATAAGGTCAGGGACGGAAAGATCGTTATCGAATCCCCGATCGTCTTTCTCGCATGCCTGGGCCTTACGATGAATCTTGAGAAGAGAGAAAACCGCGAACACCTTCCCGAATGCAAGAACGGTCTTGAGGCGGCATCATATCTGTCCGGATTTAAGATGCGTTCAAAAGCCGGGACGAGAATCGGCGGAAGGATGGGCCGCCCTGGAAAATCCAAACCGCGTAAGATGAATCCTCCACCAAACGGACTATTCCCTGTCGGCGACGAGGGCGGATCGAGGCGCTCTTTCCAGGAGGCTTCCAAGTCGAAGGAGAACAGGCAGGGGGGACTGATTACAGCAGAGATGGGTCTTCGCCGGTGCCCTTCGTGCAAAAAGATAACATACAAGAATATCTGCGAGTGCGGGACCCATACCGAACCCGAGTATGTATGCCCCAAGTGCGGGCGGAACGTTGTCGGCGGAAAGTGCCCTGTCTGCGGGATGGAGGGAGTCTGCAGCCAGCAGGTCCAGATCGACGTAAAGGGGGAGTATGATTCCGCCCTGAAGAATCTCGGGATGATCAGGGACCTGGAGCCCAAGCTGGTGAAAGGCGTAAAGGGCATGATGTCGAAGGAGAGATGTGCCGAGCCGCTGGAAAAGGCGGTTTTGCGTGCCGCAAAGGAGCTGTACGTATTCAAGGACGGAACGCTCCGCTACGATATGATCGACCTGCCGCTCACCCATTTCAAACCGAAGGAGATCGGGACTTCGGTTGAAAGACTGATAGAACTTGGTTACCCGAAGGATGTCTACGGGAAACCGCTCGAATCCGAAGATCAGGTACTTGAGCTCAAATGCCAGGACATTCTTGTCTCCGAGGACTGCGGCGAATGGCTCCTGAAGGTTGCGATGTTCATCGACGAGATGCTCGGAAAGCTCTACGATCTTCCTCCCTACTATAATGCGGAGAAGAAAGAGGACATCGTCGGCCGGCTGCTCATGGGGCTTGCCCCGCATACGAGTGCCGGCGTTCTGGTGAGACTTCTCGGTTTTTCAAAGGCGTTTGTAGGATACGGCCACCCGTATTTCCACGCGGCGAAGAGGAGGAACTGTTTCCAGGGCGAGACCGAGATTATGATCTATGACAATGAGAAGTGGCAGACGCTTCCGATACGAAAGTTCGTGCTCGAAAACTTTGATATCTCGAAGACAAACTTCGATCTCGTCGGGACATATTATTCCGATCCCTCAAAGACCTTCTGGGTTCACTCGCTCGATATCTCCGGTGCGGTCAGGATGAGGCGGGTCACTTCGGTATCGGTCCACAGGTCCCCGAAGACTCTCATCCGGTTCGAGACCTCGCGGGGAAGATCGGTAACCGTTACCCCCGAACACACGATGCTTGTCTGCGATCTTGCTTACCAGCGGAGGGTCAAGGCCCTTGAACTGAAGGAAGGAGATTTCGTCCCGATATTCGAGGGCACGTGCATGATAAACGACAGGATAGTCGGGCGTGAGATCCTCGAATCCGCCGAGGACTATGTGTTCTGCCTGACCGTGGACCAGGATCACAACCTTCCTGCAAACGGCATCTTTACCGGACAGTGCGACGGGGATGAAGACTGCGTGATGCTCCTTCTCGACGGTCTGATCAACTTCTCCAAGTGTTTCCTTCCCGAGACGAGGGGAGGTTCGATGGACGCCCCGCTCGTCCTGACGAGCAGGATAGATCCTTCGGAGGTTGACGGAGAGTGCCACAATGTGGATGCATGTCCGTCGTATCCGCTCGAGCTGTATCTCGAAGCGCTGAAGTACACTCACCCGAAGGATCTTGAAAAGAAGATCGACCATGTCGCCCTCCGTCTCGGGACCCCGGGGCAGTATGAAGGGATCATGTTCACCCACGATACAACCGACATATCTGCGGGCCCGCTTATATCCTCTTATAATACCTTAAAAACGATGACCGACAAGCTCGAGGCCGAACTTGAACTTGGTAAGATCATACGTGCGGTCGATGCCGACGATGTCGCGGAAAGGGTGCTCAATACGCATTTCATACGCGATATTATGGGCAACCTGAATTCTTTTTCAAAACAGTCGATGCGCTGCACTAAGTGCAATGCGAAGTACAGGAGGATGCCGCTTTCGGGGAAGTGCAGGTGCGGGAATAAGGTGATCCCGACCGTCCACGAGGGGTCGGTCAAGAAATACCTTGAGATGTCACAGAAGATGTGCGATGAATATAATGTATCCGAATATACGAGGCAGAGGGTGGAGGTACTCTCGATGGCGGTCCTTTCGACCTTCGGCGAACCGCCCGAGAAGCAGATGGGTCTGGCGGATTTTATGTGA
- a CDS encoding DUF2115 family protein has product MKATELLEIIKDDLAAIPEYIARTKEIQETKSNVSDTAASLVAEYDYAVYREIMDETCPAPDITIEPGRVEEFREALERYFDEYAPGENSLRRYIINISLYLVFIAKRPLHPPGIDFPDLKVIKGEDGQYYCGRKGRIFDGEPTLCRYCICRPL; this is encoded by the coding sequence ATGAAGGCGACGGAACTTCTTGAAATCATAAAAGACGATCTGGCTGCCATCCCGGAATATATCGCCCGCACAAAAGAAATCCAGGAGACAAAATCAAATGTCTCCGACACAGCTGCCTCTCTTGTAGCCGAATACGACTATGCGGTGTACAGGGAGATCATGGACGAAACATGTCCTGCACCAGATATCACGATCGAACCTGGCCGCGTTGAAGAGTTCAGGGAAGCTCTCGAACGCTACTTTGACGAATATGCACCTGGAGAAAACAGCCTGAGGCGTTATATCATCAATATTTCACTATACCTTGTTTTTATAGCGAAAAGGCCGCTGCACCCGCCCGGCATCGACTTTCCGGATTTAAAGGTCATAAAAGGAGAGGACGGACAGTACTACTGCGGCAGAAAGGGAAGGATATTTGATGGAGAACCTACTCTCTGCCGGTACTGCATATGCAGGCCTCTATGA